Proteins encoded within one genomic window of Rhododendron vialii isolate Sample 1 chromosome 1a, ASM3025357v1:
- the LOC131331161 gene encoding uncharacterized protein LOC131331161: MAVPSTYHQCIKYPLPPPINEGIIVADNDPFNGVEAYYADARFYTKASQNRVKGSTDTKSVKSPTKRAFRYIPKSQRKPGTSALAPINPTLELKDAFVLPLQKAECTYVENYLKVGLDPEKVSTQTVAPFDSVLTHAQAKSLQQGSPIVATREGLGYQAAEEKLSVNMITVEGASDDGIEDETYPIPTQSEEGGQATIDELHEVNLGDEGENKPTFISANLAEGEAQRYISFLKEHRDVFAWTYNEMPRLDPGVAVHRLAIHPEKWPVTQAPRRTRPELTSQIEAEVDKLLTAGFIREVKYPTWLANIVPVPKKNGKIRICIDFRDLNEACPKDDFPLPITELLVDATTGYETLSFMDGYSGYNQIRMAPEDEELTAFRSPKEIFCYTVMPFGLKNAGATYKRAMTVIFGDMLHNIVECYVDDLVAKTRNKEDHLDDLKQIFERLRRYKLKMNPLKCAFGVCSGKFLGFVVRSRGIEIDPAKIKAILEMPPPQNLKELKGLQGRLTYIRRFISNLAGRCLPFSRLMKKGIPFEWDQSCQNAFDSIKAYLMKPSVLMSPTKGKSLLLYIAALDCSLGALLAQHNEQGKEQALYYLSRTLVGVELNYSPIEKTCLALVFALQKLRHYVLEHEVKLISKADPLKYILSRPILSGKIAKWAVILQQFAIAYVFQKAVNGQALADFLAAHPIPDNSPLAIDLPDEEVMQVEVQKAWEMYFDGATRSPNGQKQEDIKNNNSGIGVVFVTPNNAIIPYSFALTKGCSNNEAEYEAVIAVLELALQIPIEELLVCGDSELVIKQLCGEYIVKKASLAPYHERASQLLSQFKKVNIFHVKRRINAQADSLASLAASLSLLDRETITVTVGERRVLRPLIEISEVLPVFAATIKEGDENWREPFINYLQHGRLPEDKAKRAAVKRQATKFIM; the protein is encoded by the exons ATGGCGGTGCCCTCTACCTACCATCAGTGCATCAAATATCCATTACCTCCACCTATAAATGAAGGGATAATTGTTGCGGATAATGATCCCTTTAATGGGGTTGAAGCTTACTATGCGGATGCTCGTTTTTACACAAAGGCTTCGCAAAATAGAGTGAAGGGCTCAACAGATACTAAAAGCGTGAAATCTCCGACAAAGAGGGCATTTCGCTACATTCCAAAGTCTCAAAGGAAGCCAGGGACAAGTGCTTTAGCTCCGATAAACCCAACTTTGGAGTTAAAAGATGCATTTGTCTTGCCATTACAGAAGGCAGAATGCACATATGTGGAGAACTATC TGAAAGTTGGTCTTGATCCTGAAAAAGTATCCACACAAACAGTAGCACCTTTTGACTCTGTGCTAACTCATGCACAAGCCAAATCCCTTCAGCAAGGAAGTCCTATTGTGGCCACCAGGGAAGGATTGGGTTATCAAGCCGCGGAAGAAAAGCTCTCTGTAAATATGATTACAGTGGAAGGGGCCTCAGATGATGGGATTGAAGATGAGACATATCCCATACCAACACAATCTGAAGAAGGAGGTCAGGCTACAATTGACGAGCTTCACGAAGTCAATCTTGGTGATGAAGGAGAGAATAAGCCAACTTTCATCAGTGCAAACTTGGCAGAGGGAGAGGCTCAGAGGTACATCTCTTTTCTAAAAGAGCATCGcgatgtttttgcatggactTACAACGAGATGCCTAGACTTGATCCTGGAGTTGCAGTTCATAGACTCGCAATCCATCCTGAGAAATGGCCTGTTACACAAGCACCAAGAAGGACACGGCCAGAATTGACGTCCCAAATCGAGGCTGAAGTCGATAAACTCCTTACAGCCGGATTCATTAGAGAGGTTAAATACCCGACTTGGTTGGCAAACATAGTCCCAGTTCcgaaaaagaatgggaaaataCGGATTTGTATTGACTTCCGCGATCTCAATGAAGCTTGTCCTAAAGATGACTTTCCTTTACCCATCACCGAACTTTTGGTTGATGCAACCACAGGTTACGAAACCTTGTCATTCATGGACGGATATTCGGGTTATAATCAAATCCGAATGGCCCCCGAAGATGAAGAGTTGACAGCTTTTAGATCTCCAAAAGAGATCTTTTGCTATACGGTGATGCCTTTTGGTCTaaaaaatgctggggcaacatacaaAAGAGCAATGACAGTGATATTTGGTGATATGTTGCATAACATCGTTGAGTGCTATGTTGATGATCTTGTCGCCAAAACTAGAAATAAAGAAGATCATTTGGATGACTTGAAGCAAATTTTTGAACGCTTAAGGCGGTACAAGCTAAAGATGAACCCGTTAAAGTGCGCTTTTGGGGTTTGTTCAGGTAAATTCCTTGGGTTTGTAGTTCGAAGCAGAGGAATCGAAATTGATCCTGCGAAAATCAAGGCTATCCTCGAAATGCCTCCCCCCCAAAATTTGAAGGAGTTGAAAGGGTTACAAGGAAGATTAACCTATATAAGAAGGTTCATCTCTAACTTAGCAGGGCGATGCTTGCCGTTCTCAAGGCTAATGAAAAAGGGTATACCTTTCGAATGGGATCAATCATGCCAAAACGCATTTGATAGTATCAAGGCATATCTCATGAAACCCTCGGTACTTATGAGCCCAACCAAAGGAAAATCATTGTTGCTATACATTGCTGCTCTTGACTGCTCATTGGGAGCCCTTTTGGCCCAACATAACGAACAAGGGAAAGAACAGGCTTTGTATTATCTAAGTCGTACTTTGGTTGGTGTAGAACTCAACTACTCTCCGATTGAGAAAACATGTCTCGCTTTGGTGTTCGCCTTGCAAAAGTTAAGACATTACGTCTTGGAGCATGAAGTCAAATTGATATCAAAGGCTGACCCTTTGAAGTATATATTGTCAAGGCCAATACTCTCTGGGAAAATTGCAAAATGGGCTGTAATCCTCCAACAATTTGCAATTGCTTATGTTTTCCAAAAAGCAGTAAATGGTCAAGCCTTAGCAGACTTTTTAGCAGCGCACCCAATCCCTGATAATTCACCTCTAGCCATTGATCTACCAGATGAAGAGGTCATGCAAGTTGAAGTTCAAAAAGCATGGGAgatgtacttcgatggggcaaCAAGGAGTCCAAATGGCCAAAAGCAAGAAgatataaaaaataacaactcTGGAATCGGTGTTGTGTTCGTCACACCAAATAATGCCATAATCCCTTATTCCTTTGCCTTGACAAAAGGATGTTCAAACAATGAGGCAGAATATGAAGCTGTAATTGCTGTATTGGAATTGGCATTGCAAATACCGATCGAAGAGCTCTTAGTCTGTGGAGATTCTGAGTTGGTGATAAAACAGTTGTGTGGAGAATATATCGTTAAAAAAGCAAGCTTGGCCCCATACCACGAAAGGGCTAGCCAGTTGCTTTCACAATTCAAGAAAGTTAACATTTTCCATGTTAAAAGAAGAATAAATGCTCAAGCAGACTCCTTGGCAAGTTTGGCTGCCTCGCTCTCCCTGCTTGATAGGGAGACAATAACTGTTACAGTTGGAGAAAGAAGAGTTCTACGACCCTTAATTGAAATCTCAGAAGTATTGCCAGTTTTTGCAGCCACAATAAAAGAAGGTGACGAAAATTGGCGTGAGCCCTTTATAAATTACCTCCAACATGGTAGGCTTCCAGAGGATAAAGCAAAAAGGGCAGCGGTAAAGCGTCAAGCCACAAAATTCATCATGTAG